A genomic window from Pagrus major chromosome 23, Pma_NU_1.0 includes:
- the LOC141020074 gene encoding interferon-induced very large GTPase 1-like isoform X1 codes for MEESAAVKDTSQTSQTVSTATKEREELEEEESEPKTNVKCDPVDKPADVEHCEKNDNNTPVAGESEIKSVPSATKENGTSDMNLCGNKDKQSEKISEETNMKKQYQAQTETLLGRLHLQDKHQQKFSPADFLQIGPPVKQDHVTCEKDLAHTFLHRLMMLDYRARYIPVRQDSSEVSHSNPVPEVDSSETDDSDLEAFFSTTVDSDQSKQSDVHPMDVQMAVFHCSDSFFKQYMITKLSQCQYAVPLLVPDPVTMDIECPLWTFRQIRKTWKITQTKDNSNTVTMKSMPICNAETPMVSFFRLGSLSQSKSQLMNTLINDRHNTFFHRNCRGSTKSRHLMDGVAEIAWYCPAGKPSDAFTDCIAFCNIHGDALLNEKQRDILTEKSSVNVVLVPTLEKGDKSSAVISGLFKSQKPLICLIVDGNLDTVETKKGKYRMGLKDRSQSDVSEELKGIIRNILSGPHASFQLETMAEVSGIRVDENDHLCQKGKSAAEGIVKLLQGMDGLEIKDTFLKCQGQLWSKWCGTNKELYRLTGHIEKEKSEKEQQLKRIREDQCKASCSELMKLFIESLSSLKSTDREYFLKWTQILMDALCTDDLSSILQSYDDKWSEVLSLKKKHDKSDQLKMKRNELEEISTKLQSASFGLEHIFREMGQIYEAHKSLKKQPTSGQTDWSKYPELAAELMISGHPMELMDGDAGHVPLTWISSLLDEVIKKLGNKRVFVLSVLGVQSSGKSTMLNAMFGLQFAVSAGRCTKGAFMQLVRVSEEIKKDFQFDYVLVVDTEGLRALELAGNTTLHHDNELATFVVGLGNMTLINIFGENPADMQDVLQIVVQAVMRMKKIKLSPSCVFVHQNVTDISAKEMNMDGKRRLQDKLDQMAQLAAKEEGCDAECFSDIIAFDVQKDVKYFAQLWEGSPPMAPPNPGYSESIQELKTFILSKASQSEGITLKQFKSKIHDLWNALLNENFVFSFKNTHEIAVYRNLEVQYGNWTWTLRGKMLTIENQLYNRIENRNLDKIEHSHLSKEMSKTYEEIQNAMTTYFDNDRDKEMLVQWRGTFESKIKEFHDEQVRGVQRKLDEVIQQKKACKKLDDKKTEFEDKLLQKSKELAHQLKDKVNDEEELRKQFNSVWRGWVSELTAGTTSIKDINYEADQSEILHELGFEWALIDESRSSGNYKKISGVGDYSHYVASRKLWDKVTSFLKGSDEQQQIRSLIDDFEQQSLDAIKSKPVATKGYSPAYLAEVANKVKEKVTEFESKRKYTLKKEFTVDLVLYVFHRAQSWLTESHKKFKMNNDALVYLESKKEQYYNIFKSVCKGSSSAVVLGELICEKLKSSTVEAVCNKTASGIADEMRCNVPAFNGNRLNLEKHALKSLAEEEKFDGFITYIQHPRKQVEAYIKEEVEKYISSKQRDKAQNILKKNVEDIKTSVSQALFEATVKIETEKGDIDKWVKEFSSLLHSKLIFTISAQNFRDINEFDFLKEEIEKGLECIMEEMSSLSLDKMKEFKDQPDQILIDQLCDCCWVKCPFCAAVCTNTLADHSPGDHSVPFHRSAAVNGFHYKDRVELSVDFCTTKVASDRKFYPCQDSEKLIPYKEYRTAGPRFADWRITPDESKVKFWTWFVCRFQKELEKHYKLKFEGLGEIPKEWKKHTKEDAIKSLDEMFK; via the exons ATGGAGGAGAGTGCAGCAGTGAAGGACACAAGTCAAACATCTCAGACAGTTTCAACAGCTACCAAAGAAA gagaggagctggaggaggaggagagtgaacCTAAAACCAACGTAAAG TGTGACCCAGTGGATAAACCTGCTGATGTTGAACACTGCGAGaagaatgacaacaacacaCCAGTAGCAGGAGAGTCTGAAATCAAGTCTGTACCATCTGCAACCAAAGAGAATG GTACTTCAGATATGAATCTGTGTGGAAACAAGGATAAG CAGTCAGAGAAGATTTCTGAAGAGACCAACATGAAGAAACAATATCAAgcacaaactgaaacactgcTCGGCAGACTTCACCTTCAAgacaaacatcaacagaagTTTTCACCAGCAGATTTTCTTCAGATAGGTCCACCTGTGAAACAGGATCATGTCACATGTGAGAAAGATCTAGCTCACACTTTTCTTCACAGGCTGATGATGTTAGACTACAGAGCCAGATATATTCCTGTAAGACAAGACAGTTCTGAGGTCAGCCATTCAAATCCTGTTCCAGAGGTTGACAGTTCTGAGACAGACGATAGTGATTTAGAGGCTTTTTTCAGCACCACTGTAGACTCTGATCAATCAAAACAGTCTGATGTGCATCCAATGGACGTACAGATGGCAGTATTTCACTGCTCAGACAGCTTTTTTAAACAGTACATGATTACAAAGCTGTCACAATGTCAGTACGCTGTACCTTTGCTTGTTCCTGACCCAGTCACAATGGACATTGAATGTCCTCTGTGGACTTTCagacaaataagaaaaacatggaaGATAACTCAAACCAAAGATAATTCAAACACTGTCACCATGAAGAGTATGCCCATCTGCAATGCTGAGACACCCATGGTGTCATTTTTCCGTCTGGGTTCACTGTCTCAATCTAAATCTCAGCTGATGAACACTTTGATCAACGACCGTCACAACACCTTCTTCCACAGAAACTGTCGAGGTAGCACAAAGTCTCGCCATTTGATGGATGGAGTGGCAGAGATTGCCTGGTACTGCCCAGCTGGAAAACCTAGTGATGCCTTCACTGACTGCATTGCCTTCTGTAATATTCATGGTGATGCTctgttaaatgaaaaacagcGTGACATACTGACTGAAAAATCTTCAGTCAATGTTGTTCTTGTACCAACTCTGGAAAAAGGTGACAAAAGTTCTGCAGTTATCTCAGGTCTTTTCAAGTCTCAGAAGCCTCTCATTTGTCTCATTGTTGATGGAAATTTGGATACTGTTGAGACgaaaaagggaaaatacagAATGGGTCTGAAGGACAGAAGCCAGTCAGATGTTTCTGAAGAACTGAAAGGAATcattagaaacattttgtctggaCCACATGCATCCTTCCAGCTTGAAACCATGGCTGAGGTCTCTGGAATCAGAGTGGATGAAAATGACCATCTCTGCCAAAAAGGGAAATCTGCTGCTGAGGGAATAGTGAAGTTGCTTCAGGGGATGGATGGTCTAGAGATTAAAGATACATTTCTCAAATGTCAAGGCCAACTGTGGAGCAAGTGGTGCGGAACAAACAAAGAACTGTATCGCCTCACAGGACACATTGAGAAGGAGAAATCTGAAAAGGAACAACAACTGAAGCGAATACGAGAAGATCAATGCAAAGCTTCCTGTAGTGAGCTGATGAAGTTGTTCATTGAAAGCCTCTCATCTTTGAAATCAACAGACAGAGAGTATTTCCTGAAATGGACTCAGATCTTAATGGATGCCCTCTGCACAGATGATCTCTCTTCAATTCTCCAAAGCTATGATGACAAATGGTCTGAGGTCTTGTCTTTGAAGAAGAAGCATGACAAATCTGATCAGCTAAAAATGAAGCGAAATGAGCTTGAAGAAATATCAACCAAACTACAGTCAGCATCTTTTGGCTTGGAGCACATATTTAGAGAAATGGGACAGATCTATGAAGCCCATAAATCTCTGAAGAAACAACCAACAAGTGGACAGACTGACTGGTCTAAATACCCTGAGCTGGCTGCAGAGCTGATGATATCAGGACACCCAATGGAGCTGATGGATGGTGATGCAGGTCACGTGCCTTTAACATGGATCTCTAGTCTTTTAGATGAAGTCATCAAGAAACTGGGCAACaagagagtttttgttttgtcagttttaggCGTACAGAGCAGTGGAAAATCAACTATGCTGAATGCCATGTTTGGGCTACAGTTTGCAGTGAGTGCTGGCAGGTGCACCAAGGGTGCCTTCATGCAGCTGGTCAGAGTGTCAGAGGAGATCAAGAAAGACTTTCAGTTTGACTACGTTCTGGTGGTGGACACTGAAGGACTGCGTGCTCTTGAGTTGGCAGGTAACACCACTCTTCACCACGACAATGAACTGGCAACATTTGTTGTTGGTCTGGGAAACATGACATTGATCAACATCTTTGGAGAGAATCCAGCTGACATGCAAGATGTTCTGCAGATTGTTGTTCAGGCTGTCATGAGGATGAAGAAAATTAAACTTTCTccaagttgtgtgtttgttcatcagAATGTCACAGATATTTCAGCTAAAGAGATGAACATGGATGGAAAGAGACGCCTGCAAGACAAACTGGACCAGATGGCCCAACTTGCTGCAAAGGAGGAGGGTTGTGATGCTGAGTGCTTCAGTGACATCATTGCATTTGATGTTCAAAAAGATGTGAAGTACTTTGCCCAACTGTGGGAGGGAAGTCCACCGATGGCTCCTCCAAATCCAGGTTACAGTGAGAGCATCCAAGAGCTGAAGACCTTCATCCTCTCTAAAGCTTCACAGTCTGAAGGGATTACTCTCAAACAATTCAAAAGCAAAATTCATGACCTGTGGAATGCCCTGCTGAACGAAAactttgtgttcagtttcaaaaacacacatgaaatcGCAGTGTACAGAAATCTTGAGGTCCAATATGGGAACTGGACCTGGACCCTGAGAGGCAAAATGTTGACCATTGAAAACCAGCTTTACAACAGAATAGAAAATAGAAACCTGGACAAGATTGAGCACAGTCATCTTTCTAAAGAAATGAGCAAAACTTATGAAGAAATCCAAAATGCAATGACAACATACTTTGATaatgacagagacaaagaaatgtTGGTTCAGTGGCGAGGCACATTTGAAAGCAAAATCAAGGAGTTTCATGATGAACAAGTGAGAGGAGTCCAAAGAAAACTGGATGAAGTTATCCAGCAGAAGAAGGCCTGTAAAAAGCTTGATGATAAGAAGACAGAGTTTGAGGACAAACTGCTACAAAAGAGTAAAGAGCTCGCTCATCAGTTAAAAGACAAGgtaaatgatgaagaggaaCTTAGAAAGCAGTTCAACTCAGTTTGGAGAGGCTGGGTGAGTGAGTTAACTGCTGGAACAACATCTATCAAGGACATCAACTATGAAGCAGATCAGTCAGAAATCCTTCATGAGCTTGGTTTTGAATGGGCTCTCATAGATGAATCCAGAAGCAGTGGCAACTACAAAAAAATATCTGGGGTTGGAGATTACAGTCATTATGTAGCTAGCCGTAAATTGTGGGACAAAGTCACATCTTTCCTTAAAGGGTCTGATGAACAGCAACAGATCAGATCCCTCATTGACGATTTTGAACAACAGTCCCTTGATGCAATCAAAAGCAAACCTGTAGCAACAAAAGGCTACAGTCCAGCTTACCTGGCAGAAGTGGccaacaaagtaaaagaaaaggtgaCAGAATTTGAATCAAAGAGGAAATATACTCTGAAGAAGGAGTTTACAGTTGATCTTGTGCTGTATGTATTTCACAGAGCACAGAGTTGGCTGACAGAGTCGCacaagaaattcaaaatgaacAACGATGCACTTGTTTATTTAGAAAGCAAGAAAGAGCAATattacaacattttcaaaagcgTCTGCAAAGGAAGCTCATCTGCTGTTGTGCTTGGAGAACTGATCTGTGAAAAACTGAAGAGTTCCACTGTTGAGGCCGTCTGTAACAAGACTGCTAGTGGCATCGCTGATGAGATGAGGTGCAACGTCCCAGCATTCAATGGGAACAGGTTGAACTTAGAGAAACATGCGTTGAAGTCActggcagaggaagagaaattTGATGGTTTTATCACCTACATCCAACATCCAAGGAAGCAAGTTGAGGCTTATATAAAAGAGGAAGTAGAGAAATACATCTCCTCAAAACAAAGAGATAAAGCACAGAATATACTcaagaaaaatgttgaagacATCAAAACATCTGTGAGTCAGGCTTTATTTGAGGCAACGGTGAAAATCGAAACAGAGAAAGGGGACATCGACAAGTGGGTGAAGGAATTTTCCAGTTTGCTGCACAGTAAACTAATATTCACCATTTCCGCTCAAAACTTCAGAGACATAAATGAATTTGACTTTCTTAAAGAAGAAATCGAGAAAGGCCTTGAATGCATCATGGAGGAGATGAGCAGCCTCTCACTGGATAAGATGAAGGAATTCAAGGACCAGCCTGATCAAATCCTCATTGATCAGCTGTGTGACTGCTGCTGGGTGAAGTGTCCattctgtgcagctgtttgtacCAACACACTGGCCGATCACAGTCCTGGTGACCACAGCGTGCCTTTTCATCGATCTGCTGCAGTCAATGGATTTCACTACAAAGACAGAGTGGAACTGAGTGTTGATTTCTGCACAACAAAAGTTGCAAGTGATCGAAAATTTTACCCTTGTCAAGATTCAGAAAAACTGATTCCCTATAAAGAGTACCGAACTGCTGGGCCAAGGTTTGCTGACTGGAGAATTACCCCTGATGAGTCAAAGGTGAAATTTTGGACATGGTTTGTGTGTCGCTTTCAGAAGGAACTGGAGAAACACTATAAATTAAAATTCGAGGGCCTTGGTGAAATTCCCAAAGAGTGGAAAAAACACACTAAAGAAGATGCCATTAAAAGTCTGGATGAAATGTTCAAGTAG
- the LOC141020074 gene encoding interferon-induced very large GTPase 1-like isoform X2, with the protein MEESAAVKDTSQTSQTVSTATKEREELEEEESEPKTNVKCDPVDKPADVEHCEKNDNNTPVAGESEIKSVPSATKENGTSDMNLCGNKDKSEKISEETNMKKQYQAQTETLLGRLHLQDKHQQKFSPADFLQIGPPVKQDHVTCEKDLAHTFLHRLMMLDYRARYIPVRQDSSEVSHSNPVPEVDSSETDDSDLEAFFSTTVDSDQSKQSDVHPMDVQMAVFHCSDSFFKQYMITKLSQCQYAVPLLVPDPVTMDIECPLWTFRQIRKTWKITQTKDNSNTVTMKSMPICNAETPMVSFFRLGSLSQSKSQLMNTLINDRHNTFFHRNCRGSTKSRHLMDGVAEIAWYCPAGKPSDAFTDCIAFCNIHGDALLNEKQRDILTEKSSVNVVLVPTLEKGDKSSAVISGLFKSQKPLICLIVDGNLDTVETKKGKYRMGLKDRSQSDVSEELKGIIRNILSGPHASFQLETMAEVSGIRVDENDHLCQKGKSAAEGIVKLLQGMDGLEIKDTFLKCQGQLWSKWCGTNKELYRLTGHIEKEKSEKEQQLKRIREDQCKASCSELMKLFIESLSSLKSTDREYFLKWTQILMDALCTDDLSSILQSYDDKWSEVLSLKKKHDKSDQLKMKRNELEEISTKLQSASFGLEHIFREMGQIYEAHKSLKKQPTSGQTDWSKYPELAAELMISGHPMELMDGDAGHVPLTWISSLLDEVIKKLGNKRVFVLSVLGVQSSGKSTMLNAMFGLQFAVSAGRCTKGAFMQLVRVSEEIKKDFQFDYVLVVDTEGLRALELAGNTTLHHDNELATFVVGLGNMTLINIFGENPADMQDVLQIVVQAVMRMKKIKLSPSCVFVHQNVTDISAKEMNMDGKRRLQDKLDQMAQLAAKEEGCDAECFSDIIAFDVQKDVKYFAQLWEGSPPMAPPNPGYSESIQELKTFILSKASQSEGITLKQFKSKIHDLWNALLNENFVFSFKNTHEIAVYRNLEVQYGNWTWTLRGKMLTIENQLYNRIENRNLDKIEHSHLSKEMSKTYEEIQNAMTTYFDNDRDKEMLVQWRGTFESKIKEFHDEQVRGVQRKLDEVIQQKKACKKLDDKKTEFEDKLLQKSKELAHQLKDKVNDEEELRKQFNSVWRGWVSELTAGTTSIKDINYEADQSEILHELGFEWALIDESRSSGNYKKISGVGDYSHYVASRKLWDKVTSFLKGSDEQQQIRSLIDDFEQQSLDAIKSKPVATKGYSPAYLAEVANKVKEKVTEFESKRKYTLKKEFTVDLVLYVFHRAQSWLTESHKKFKMNNDALVYLESKKEQYYNIFKSVCKGSSSAVVLGELICEKLKSSTVEAVCNKTASGIADEMRCNVPAFNGNRLNLEKHALKSLAEEEKFDGFITYIQHPRKQVEAYIKEEVEKYISSKQRDKAQNILKKNVEDIKTSVSQALFEATVKIETEKGDIDKWVKEFSSLLHSKLIFTISAQNFRDINEFDFLKEEIEKGLECIMEEMSSLSLDKMKEFKDQPDQILIDQLCDCCWVKCPFCAAVCTNTLADHSPGDHSVPFHRSAAVNGFHYKDRVELSVDFCTTKVASDRKFYPCQDSEKLIPYKEYRTAGPRFADWRITPDESKVKFWTWFVCRFQKELEKHYKLKFEGLGEIPKEWKKHTKEDAIKSLDEMFK; encoded by the exons ATGGAGGAGAGTGCAGCAGTGAAGGACACAAGTCAAACATCTCAGACAGTTTCAACAGCTACCAAAGAAA gagaggagctggaggaggaggagagtgaacCTAAAACCAACGTAAAG TGTGACCCAGTGGATAAACCTGCTGATGTTGAACACTGCGAGaagaatgacaacaacacaCCAGTAGCAGGAGAGTCTGAAATCAAGTCTGTACCATCTGCAACCAAAGAGAATG GTACTTCAGATATGAATCTGTGTGGAAACAAGGATAAG TCAGAGAAGATTTCTGAAGAGACCAACATGAAGAAACAATATCAAgcacaaactgaaacactgcTCGGCAGACTTCACCTTCAAgacaaacatcaacagaagTTTTCACCAGCAGATTTTCTTCAGATAGGTCCACCTGTGAAACAGGATCATGTCACATGTGAGAAAGATCTAGCTCACACTTTTCTTCACAGGCTGATGATGTTAGACTACAGAGCCAGATATATTCCTGTAAGACAAGACAGTTCTGAGGTCAGCCATTCAAATCCTGTTCCAGAGGTTGACAGTTCTGAGACAGACGATAGTGATTTAGAGGCTTTTTTCAGCACCACTGTAGACTCTGATCAATCAAAACAGTCTGATGTGCATCCAATGGACGTACAGATGGCAGTATTTCACTGCTCAGACAGCTTTTTTAAACAGTACATGATTACAAAGCTGTCACAATGTCAGTACGCTGTACCTTTGCTTGTTCCTGACCCAGTCACAATGGACATTGAATGTCCTCTGTGGACTTTCagacaaataagaaaaacatggaaGATAACTCAAACCAAAGATAATTCAAACACTGTCACCATGAAGAGTATGCCCATCTGCAATGCTGAGACACCCATGGTGTCATTTTTCCGTCTGGGTTCACTGTCTCAATCTAAATCTCAGCTGATGAACACTTTGATCAACGACCGTCACAACACCTTCTTCCACAGAAACTGTCGAGGTAGCACAAAGTCTCGCCATTTGATGGATGGAGTGGCAGAGATTGCCTGGTACTGCCCAGCTGGAAAACCTAGTGATGCCTTCACTGACTGCATTGCCTTCTGTAATATTCATGGTGATGCTctgttaaatgaaaaacagcGTGACATACTGACTGAAAAATCTTCAGTCAATGTTGTTCTTGTACCAACTCTGGAAAAAGGTGACAAAAGTTCTGCAGTTATCTCAGGTCTTTTCAAGTCTCAGAAGCCTCTCATTTGTCTCATTGTTGATGGAAATTTGGATACTGTTGAGACgaaaaagggaaaatacagAATGGGTCTGAAGGACAGAAGCCAGTCAGATGTTTCTGAAGAACTGAAAGGAATcattagaaacattttgtctggaCCACATGCATCCTTCCAGCTTGAAACCATGGCTGAGGTCTCTGGAATCAGAGTGGATGAAAATGACCATCTCTGCCAAAAAGGGAAATCTGCTGCTGAGGGAATAGTGAAGTTGCTTCAGGGGATGGATGGTCTAGAGATTAAAGATACATTTCTCAAATGTCAAGGCCAACTGTGGAGCAAGTGGTGCGGAACAAACAAAGAACTGTATCGCCTCACAGGACACATTGAGAAGGAGAAATCTGAAAAGGAACAACAACTGAAGCGAATACGAGAAGATCAATGCAAAGCTTCCTGTAGTGAGCTGATGAAGTTGTTCATTGAAAGCCTCTCATCTTTGAAATCAACAGACAGAGAGTATTTCCTGAAATGGACTCAGATCTTAATGGATGCCCTCTGCACAGATGATCTCTCTTCAATTCTCCAAAGCTATGATGACAAATGGTCTGAGGTCTTGTCTTTGAAGAAGAAGCATGACAAATCTGATCAGCTAAAAATGAAGCGAAATGAGCTTGAAGAAATATCAACCAAACTACAGTCAGCATCTTTTGGCTTGGAGCACATATTTAGAGAAATGGGACAGATCTATGAAGCCCATAAATCTCTGAAGAAACAACCAACAAGTGGACAGACTGACTGGTCTAAATACCCTGAGCTGGCTGCAGAGCTGATGATATCAGGACACCCAATGGAGCTGATGGATGGTGATGCAGGTCACGTGCCTTTAACATGGATCTCTAGTCTTTTAGATGAAGTCATCAAGAAACTGGGCAACaagagagtttttgttttgtcagttttaggCGTACAGAGCAGTGGAAAATCAACTATGCTGAATGCCATGTTTGGGCTACAGTTTGCAGTGAGTGCTGGCAGGTGCACCAAGGGTGCCTTCATGCAGCTGGTCAGAGTGTCAGAGGAGATCAAGAAAGACTTTCAGTTTGACTACGTTCTGGTGGTGGACACTGAAGGACTGCGTGCTCTTGAGTTGGCAGGTAACACCACTCTTCACCACGACAATGAACTGGCAACATTTGTTGTTGGTCTGGGAAACATGACATTGATCAACATCTTTGGAGAGAATCCAGCTGACATGCAAGATGTTCTGCAGATTGTTGTTCAGGCTGTCATGAGGATGAAGAAAATTAAACTTTCTccaagttgtgtgtttgttcatcagAATGTCACAGATATTTCAGCTAAAGAGATGAACATGGATGGAAAGAGACGCCTGCAAGACAAACTGGACCAGATGGCCCAACTTGCTGCAAAGGAGGAGGGTTGTGATGCTGAGTGCTTCAGTGACATCATTGCATTTGATGTTCAAAAAGATGTGAAGTACTTTGCCCAACTGTGGGAGGGAAGTCCACCGATGGCTCCTCCAAATCCAGGTTACAGTGAGAGCATCCAAGAGCTGAAGACCTTCATCCTCTCTAAAGCTTCACAGTCTGAAGGGATTACTCTCAAACAATTCAAAAGCAAAATTCATGACCTGTGGAATGCCCTGCTGAACGAAAactttgtgttcagtttcaaaaacacacatgaaatcGCAGTGTACAGAAATCTTGAGGTCCAATATGGGAACTGGACCTGGACCCTGAGAGGCAAAATGTTGACCATTGAAAACCAGCTTTACAACAGAATAGAAAATAGAAACCTGGACAAGATTGAGCACAGTCATCTTTCTAAAGAAATGAGCAAAACTTATGAAGAAATCCAAAATGCAATGACAACATACTTTGATaatgacagagacaaagaaatgtTGGTTCAGTGGCGAGGCACATTTGAAAGCAAAATCAAGGAGTTTCATGATGAACAAGTGAGAGGAGTCCAAAGAAAACTGGATGAAGTTATCCAGCAGAAGAAGGCCTGTAAAAAGCTTGATGATAAGAAGACAGAGTTTGAGGACAAACTGCTACAAAAGAGTAAAGAGCTCGCTCATCAGTTAAAAGACAAGgtaaatgatgaagaggaaCTTAGAAAGCAGTTCAACTCAGTTTGGAGAGGCTGGGTGAGTGAGTTAACTGCTGGAACAACATCTATCAAGGACATCAACTATGAAGCAGATCAGTCAGAAATCCTTCATGAGCTTGGTTTTGAATGGGCTCTCATAGATGAATCCAGAAGCAGTGGCAACTACAAAAAAATATCTGGGGTTGGAGATTACAGTCATTATGTAGCTAGCCGTAAATTGTGGGACAAAGTCACATCTTTCCTTAAAGGGTCTGATGAACAGCAACAGATCAGATCCCTCATTGACGATTTTGAACAACAGTCCCTTGATGCAATCAAAAGCAAACCTGTAGCAACAAAAGGCTACAGTCCAGCTTACCTGGCAGAAGTGGccaacaaagtaaaagaaaaggtgaCAGAATTTGAATCAAAGAGGAAATATACTCTGAAGAAGGAGTTTACAGTTGATCTTGTGCTGTATGTATTTCACAGAGCACAGAGTTGGCTGACAGAGTCGCacaagaaattcaaaatgaacAACGATGCACTTGTTTATTTAGAAAGCAAGAAAGAGCAATattacaacattttcaaaagcgTCTGCAAAGGAAGCTCATCTGCTGTTGTGCTTGGAGAACTGATCTGTGAAAAACTGAAGAGTTCCACTGTTGAGGCCGTCTGTAACAAGACTGCTAGTGGCATCGCTGATGAGATGAGGTGCAACGTCCCAGCATTCAATGGGAACAGGTTGAACTTAGAGAAACATGCGTTGAAGTCActggcagaggaagagaaattTGATGGTTTTATCACCTACATCCAACATCCAAGGAAGCAAGTTGAGGCTTATATAAAAGAGGAAGTAGAGAAATACATCTCCTCAAAACAAAGAGATAAAGCACAGAATATACTcaagaaaaatgttgaagacATCAAAACATCTGTGAGTCAGGCTTTATTTGAGGCAACGGTGAAAATCGAAACAGAGAAAGGGGACATCGACAAGTGGGTGAAGGAATTTTCCAGTTTGCTGCACAGTAAACTAATATTCACCATTTCCGCTCAAAACTTCAGAGACATAAATGAATTTGACTTTCTTAAAGAAGAAATCGAGAAAGGCCTTGAATGCATCATGGAGGAGATGAGCAGCCTCTCACTGGATAAGATGAAGGAATTCAAGGACCAGCCTGATCAAATCCTCATTGATCAGCTGTGTGACTGCTGCTGGGTGAAGTGTCCattctgtgcagctgtttgtacCAACACACTGGCCGATCACAGTCCTGGTGACCACAGCGTGCCTTTTCATCGATCTGCTGCAGTCAATGGATTTCACTACAAAGACAGAGTGGAACTGAGTGTTGATTTCTGCACAACAAAAGTTGCAAGTGATCGAAAATTTTACCCTTGTCAAGATTCAGAAAAACTGATTCCCTATAAAGAGTACCGAACTGCTGGGCCAAGGTTTGCTGACTGGAGAATTACCCCTGATGAGTCAAAGGTGAAATTTTGGACATGGTTTGTGTGTCGCTTTCAGAAGGAACTGGAGAAACACTATAAATTAAAATTCGAGGGCCTTGGTGAAATTCCCAAAGAGTGGAAAAAACACACTAAAGAAGATGCCATTAAAAGTCTGGATGAAATGTTCAAGTAG